The following nucleotide sequence is from Toxoplasma gondii ME49 chromosome IV, whole genome shotgun sequence.
CGTAAATCTCCCTgaacgaaaaaagagacgaaagtgaAACGTATGCAGGCGCCAGAGAGGACTCGACAGAGggtcgcttctgtctccaagTCCTCGAGAAATCGGGAAACACAGACTCAGTAGCCACCCACAAACGAGGGACTCCAGAGAGTCGCGCGAAGACGACAGCCGCAGGAGAAAACTCAGCGAGAGAACTTCTTTCCGAGGTGAAGATCTGACGCTAACTCCTACAGACTTCCCGACAGCCGTACCAATGCCGAATCGAAGAGAAGTATGCGCAACTTCCTCGCCGACGCCGAGAGCGCGAAGTACGTAGGACGGTTCCAGGGAAGCgctcgtgcatgcgctgcctgagaaaaaagaaaataGTACGAGCAGCGCCGTGTAAGAGAGACACCCCAAGCCGCCACAGATCCAGAAGATACACCCAACGGTTCGACCCTGAGCATCCTGTGCTTTCATCTCTTGCACCATGAACGCGACTACCTCGTTTTTGGCCGAGCCCACACATTCTCCCAGTTTggaacgcatgcgcagctctgtgtttgtttttcttcgaagAAAGACTGTAACAGAAGTCTCAACGGACGCGGATCCTTTGGCAAAGTTGCCCGTGAACAGCGCCTCCTAGCATCAAGCGGAGCCGGGTATGTGATCCTGAATAACTTCGCGAGAAAGTTGGACGAACCGCAGACCTCCGTGCTCGACGGAAacacgaagagaaggggaagcaaATGCATCTGCGGCTGAGAGAGGCGCCCAGACGTTTCGTCGTTCTACACGCTCTCTGATAAGATAAAACAGTCCGAGACTTTGATTCGCCGAATCTCACCCGAAGAGATGGCGACGTCGCGAATGCTCATGAGGACAGACTCGCCCTCGACGAAGGTGAAGGAAATGTTCAAGTTTCCTGGATAGCGGCTGGTCAAGCTCCCGTTCACTTCGATGTCAGGAATTTGCTCGCGCACCGACTGCACGCACAAAATGGAAAAAAGGGAACatggaaagaagcgagacggagaaaaacgcaagagacacagcgagagacacggatacatgcagagacagagataaagaaaacacagacagaggtcgagaggagaaagagataCAGAGACCGAGAATCGGGAGACAGAGCCACGGAGGCGGACGGCCTGAGGCGCGCTGTGGGGATGGTTCGGTCTGCTCCCAGTGGCTCTCGGCTTATATgcggagacgacagagacagccgtCTCTCAAGTCggggaggaaacggaaacgACCGCCCACAGGAAGCAAGACGGCGAAgcaagaagcgaggaaatcGCCGCTGCGGAGAGAAAACtgacgcggagagagagaaacgtttATCAGGaacaagacacacagagaggaggaagaacgacggACTCGGAGAACAAGGCGCGCAGCCGAAGAGACGACCCAGCGAACGGGGGAAAACAGAAGGttacagaggaaaaagaaaacgcgtttgGATGGCACGAAGACGAACAGGAACAGAGGGAACAATAGCGAGAAGATGATGTCTAAACCGCACACGAGCAACGGAAGACATGCCGAAGTAACGGAAAGGacggagaaacagcgaacgACAAAACAGGTacgagaaaagacgaaagaaacttacatcgaggagaagacgagcgagTCGGGATACGTGTCTCCGGTCGTTCTCCATTTCTTTTTCCGCCAGTTCGCAAGCTGCTCCGAAGCCTACGCAAAGAGGCGTCGCCAGGGTTCCtgggaaaaaggaaaaatcACCTCGGTCTCCAAAAGACATCACTCCTTGAAAACAATTTTTATTCAAAAAACAATGTTACCTCGAGCCGTCGAACGCGCACACTCcaccttctgtctccgaaaTTACGGTCCTTTGCCCCAATAACGGCATCCATCGACGCATGTCCATAGATACATCTATCTAGgcatatataaacatatatatacatatatatacatacatatatttacaaacacttacatatatatatacatatatatatacatatatttacacatacttacatatatacatatatatacatatatatacatatatatatatatatatatgcatatatttacacacacttacatatatatatatatatatatgcgcatgTATGCACATACGAACACATACATTATTTTTGttcatgtgcatgcagagacaggtgACCTCTGTGTGGCTGCGTCGACCCCCTTGAGTGTCTCAGACCCAGGAAACGGCGCTGCCAGTTTCGCCGCATATCCAGAAATCGCGGGATACACATTTGCTCGGAGTcgcagagacgcgcagagagagcgagagaaggcttCCCGAGACTAGAAGAGCACAGCGAAGTTTACGAATGTCGCCCACAGCTCACCACTGCGCAGGCCGCGCTCCTGGCCGCCGCCGTCGATGAGAGGTTGCAGGCGAACGCGGGGATTCTTCGCGCGAACGAAGAGCGCGCCAATCCCTTTCGGTCCGTAGATCTTGtgactcgagagagaaaggagatcGATCCCCATTTCGTCGACGTCGATGGGCAGTTTGCCTGCACCCTGCGCTGCGTCTGcgacacacatgcagagaaaaatgTTCTTCGACTCAAAGACGCGCCTCTCCAACGGGAacgatgcagagacagagaccgcCAGCTGCGACGGAGAGGTCCACAGGACAAGTTACGCACCTAGCACAGAGAGTGAAAATGAACCTGCAGCTTCCTCAAAGGCcgcggaaaagaaggacAGAACCAGAGCACCACGGAAATCCGTCTGtccgcgtttctgcttttAACCGTTGAATCTGTTCGCGAAGGTCGACGAGAGCCAAGCAAGCAGACTCCTTCTTGTtacggagaagaagcgtcctctctccactactgtcattctctctcttcccggGCGCATGCAACCCTCAAAGACTCGCCGTCGCAAAAATGAAATGCGGCGCCACAActgcgttgcatgcagtccagAGTCACCCATCCGAATTCAAAACGCGTTCTCAAGTGTTCATACCCTTGAACGCGCAGAGAAGTTGAGAGACCTGCCAGCAGTGCAACGATCACCTGCTGCCACACAGACCTCAGGGAAACCTAGGCTTCCCTTATTCTACGAATCAATGCACATTTCGGCAATGATACActcatatatgcatatatatatatatatatgcatatacgtatgtgtgtgtattgGTGTACAACTTTATACGTTCAGAAAGTAGACGAAAGTACAAACATATcttatatatacacatatatacatatatatatgaatatatatatgaatataaatatatatatgaatatatatatgaatataaatataaatatatatatatatatatatatatgaatatgtatgtattcaTGTATGTAGTTTCACTTTGgagtgtgtgtttgtgtacCTGTGTGGAAGAGGATGTCGTGTCGTTTGCATATTTTTCCGATTTCTTCGAGGTTTTGGACGACGCCGATTTCGTTGTTGACGAACATGACGGAGACGAGCAGGGTGTCAGGTCGAATCGCTTTCTCGAGCTCCTCCAAGTCGACGAGGCCGTCTGTTTTCACGGGCAAGTACGTAACGTCGCATCCCCGCGCGCCCTGAGACTCGGAGAACTCGAGCTGCAGCATCCGACAGCACTGGAGCGCGCATTTGTGCTCGAGCTGGGTGGTGATGACGTGCCtgcgcgcgcgcgccgctgcccgcgtctcccctcgcttctcgctcttgcgAAAGGTCACCGGATGCCCTCGGCAGTAGTAGTGGACGGCGCCCTTCAGCGCCAAGTTGTTGCTCTCCGTCGCGCCGGAAGTGAAAATGATCTCTCGAGCGCGCGACGCGTCGAGCCCCAGGAGGTGCGCCACCTGCTTCCTGAGAGTAgaaatgaagaaaaacagtggggacagagagacagcgcaagaaagagagagagacagcgcagcaaagatggagaaaccgaaggagagacagacaacggGCAAGATCTGAAGAATGAAGACTgaacgaagacgcagcgagCAAAGACTCAGCGATCCAGTGTCTACATTTGCACACAGGGCGACTGAATGGGCTGCCGagtcctcgctctctttgcttctgcggaggagaggagatgCGCACCGTGGCGCTCACCGCCTCTCCTCCTGCTCATATGTccacaaatgcatgcacaaacgcATACGAGCATGATAGCCAGTGACATCCGCATGTCCCCGCGGACCGTCCTCCAGCTGCGAACTCTAAAACACACATACGCAGAGGGGCATCTGTGGCTCGAAAGCAGCAAGGGTGCCGCGGGCGGCGGCTCAGCTCGTacctcgctttctcgacagcggcgtctgcctcccagccgactgcatgcgaactTGAGTGAGGATTTCCAAATTTGtcaaagaggaaaggaagcatCGCATCTGTCACACGAGGATCTTGAACGGTCGTCGCCTGGTTGTCCAAGTAAACGGGTCGCGATCCCACCACTGCTTCCCCGCCGCTCTCAAAGGCTCCAGATcccgaagaaggagaagaagaagaagaaggaggagaaggagaagaaggagaaggagaagaaggagaagaagaggatgacacggaagagaagggagcagctgcagacgcgaggaaaggggagaagaggtgCAAGTCAGAAGCCTGTGGGTGTTGCCGTGAGGCAGAGGGCAGGAGCGCGGGTGAAGTAGCGTTCCAGGACCTGCAGAAGGGGGAGTTTTCTTCGGTGTTGAACGTCGCGAGCGTCGCTGTTCGACGTTCCCTGTCTGCGAGGTCAGGCCGGGACCTCAAAGGACCTCGGTGAAGATTAAGAAAGCTCCTTGACGACGCGCGCACCGCTGTCGTCTGGAGAGGGACACAGGACGcagtcgagaagagagacgagagaggagagaacgaagagcgagacgaaagagaagaagagcgcgaagAGAACACAGTGAGAGGCGGAACGGTGGAAAGAGCATAGCAGCGACCTCTGCAGGGCGGTGCGGCCGCGCAGGCGACTTTCGCGAGTCGACTCATCTTGCACGAGAGATCCGCGGGAGCTGGAAAAATCCAAGAACTCGggggaaaacggagaagttCCGGGAAGTGAGAGGGAGGGTGTGAACACACAAAAGGCGCGAAGGAGTgacaaaaaaaagaaatgcagcgccaaaggagacacacgtCTCTGCCTTGTTCCGTCACTTGTAGGACAAGAAAGCTACTGAGGTCTCTATAGACACCCGAAGCTGCGagcttctgctctctgcacAAAACAAACGAATCCGTCGGGAACGAAGCGTCAAaggcgcgagaaaacgcgtttttcgtttctccggCAAAAAAACGGGGAAAAGCGGCGAATCGCAGTAAAGTCGACACTGCGAAAAAGTCTGCTGGGGTAAAACGAGAAGACCGTCTgcgcgcgaggaagaggaaacttTTTGGGTGCGAGAACCGCGtcgcgatgcatgcaaaaacgtCCACGAGCGGTGAACCCCaagccgagaaggaaaacgatgTTCGCAGGGTGGAGAAGCGAGCGCAAAATTGCCTTTCTTCAGCGACATGCGCGACCCGTGTCGCGCTCTCCAGACGTCCCCTCCCTCAGCTGCGCGGAGTTCCGCGTTCGACGCGTTTTTTACCTCTGGACTGTGTAGAAGAACGAAatggagggagacagaggtgaaacagaaaggaaaagaagagaaacgcaagggGATGacaagagaggcgaaggacaCCCTTCAGGTTCCGTCGTCGAATCAGGCCGAACACTGGGGTACAACTGATGCGTCAGACTCCTGCGGCTTCTCTTGTGTAAGAACTGGAAATGTCCTGTGGCTCACTGAGACACCGTGGCTCGGGCAGAGACCGCGACGACGCAAACTTGGGAAGGTCGCATTTCTCGACCGCGAAATCCTGGAAAATATGGCAAacagctctgcatgcacgattTACGCTCGCTGTTTCTCGGACACACCGTCTGCAAACAACGCTCAAAAACACTTGGGTAGGCTGCGGTAAGTTGCAGGAAATGCGTTTttgaagaagggagaacggCGGTGATtgaagcgggagaagaagaggtcaACATCTGTGTATACGTAAGAAAGCGCGGACAGAAGGAAGCTGCTCGCGGCAgccgaaggcagagagaccgagTCGCGCACACCAGGTTTCTGGGCGAACTCGGCTTTACAGACACCGCGCCGAGttgagaggaagacagaaaaaaaacggagagaacaaAAGAGATGCGCGGCGAAAAGCTGACTGTCGGCAGATCTTCCGCGAGCGTCGTTTTTGCCGCATCTGCGGAGCGCGAGAAAGTGACTGCGGAGACGACGCGAGACAGCCGAGTCCGTGTCGCTCGAATTTTTTCCaggtttgcatgcagcgagggGATTGAGGAGCGCTTTCCACGTCCTtttcgagaagaagcgcgaaaagGTTGGACAAGTTTCCTTGCAAAGAGCCACTGTGTGTctgagaaaacgcgtttttccgATTCGTACTTCTGGCGCTCCCCCTCCCCCACTCGGGTGCAGATTTGCAGACCCGCCTCTGCCGTTCTCAGCTCCATTCGCGGAGAGAATTCTGTCTCGGATTCAGTCGTCCCAGTGGCATTTTCAATCTTCAGAAGAAGCGCACTGTTTCtgcggaagaaggcgggCGTCCGACGCACGCGGAGAGCTCCGAAGGAGTGTCtgctctggagagagagtgCATATttgccttcctttctctcgacgcTGGGTCTCTCGCTCAGGTCTTCGCtggtctcttcttttccgctgtctcttctgtcctaGGCTTCTCCCAGaggcttcttccctctgtctcctccgctttGTCCTCTGCGCAAAATTCTCTCGAGctttgctcctctctccttttcaaAGATGCCGTTCATGTGGAGACAGCGGGCGTATTGCGCCCCAGTTCCCTCTGCCTTTGCTTCTCAGCAGCCGAACGGTTTGGGAGGCGAAGCGGGGGTCCGAAAGCCTCTGCTGCGCTCGAACAGCGAGAGTCTCTCGGTTTTTTCGCAGATCCCCGACGGTCTTCTTGGCCATACGACAAGTGTGACCATGGGCAACTCGGacattttctttcttccaaAGCCCTCCAATCTCCTCAAAATCGCTCTGcccgccttcgtcttcatgCCCAACCTAACCATCTTCACCAGAGCGTTCCCCTTCTACGCTCACACCAGCGCTTAAATCCGAacaacacagacacacaaatCGCGACGCagatgtgtacatacacatacgcatgtacatatatatacatatatatacatatatatatatatatgtatatgtttgtgtgGATATCCAAATGCGTCTAGGAGTCTTCATGTTCACTTGTTTGCACGTTCGACTTTCTGGGTGTGTGTTGCTGGTGTCTGAGGTGAAAGGTCCACaggagtctgcatgcgtttagAGTGGCGTCGGGGTGCGAGTCGCGTTCTCGGTGACTCCCAGCGAGCGGGAAATGCGGGAGGATTTGAGGGTGAGAGAcgcgcttcttttctgtctgcgcaacacagggagaagggagatgGACAACGGAGTTTTCCTGTGTCAATgcccctgcatgcgtttctgtgcaTCCTGAAGATTCCTCGCAAACGGCCGAACCGAGAGACGCACTCTCCTTGGATTTACAAAGGTCACTGAACACGGAGACCGTTTTCTTTCAACGAAACGGGTGCTTGGAGCTGGCTTGAAATCTCGCTGCTCGGTTTCCCCTTGGCTTCCCTCCGTCGCCTTTGCTGCGGCTCGGCCCACTGGGGCACCGCAAGATCTCGGCTCTCCATTTCGACACTCAAGCCTCGTGTACTGGGgccttttctgcatgcagttgttTTCCACGCTCGAACAGGGGAACCAGTATATTTTAGTATACTTTAGGAAAACACCCATTCCGAAAACGACCGTTTTAGATTGGGAAATATATTTTTTCGACACTTGAGTGCCACACACTTTTCCGTAAAATCGCACTACTTTTGTATCGAAAGCTCCGACCGAGGCAGAGTCGCTGGAGGTCTAAGCCAGAATTTTCGGAAAGGAACTTTTACGGCAAGTTTCCAGTAGTTGAGGACCAGTGCGTAAAAACATGGAGTGGCGCGGAGGTAAactccttcctttcctccctttttccTTGAGGACTCCTGAGATTCATGTAGCTGAATATTCATGTGTCAAACGTCCACACATCGgtagagacacacagagacaagcaTAATGAGAAAGAGATACAGAGAACTGCACTTGAAATAATTCAGGAACACTGTATCGATGATCTCATGTGTCATAGCGGTGTCCCTGGAACtgaataaacagagacagaaaataTGGAGGATACTAAGTGGAACTCCAGTCGCCTTACAGGATACAGACGACCAATTTCTTCTTGGTAGCTGTGGACTCCGCCAGCTCACATAACGTAAGATAGCTAATAGCGGTGGAAGCCGCAAATAGCTAGCAGTTGAACGGCAGAAAATGGAGTGACATACACGAAAGACCGTGGAGAACTGTTTGCGTAAAGTATTGGTTTGGAATTCCCTTCCCTAAAGGAGATCGTCAGCTGAGATCACTTTCTGCACGCGCCTGACCTCAACTGACGAATCCATTCCAGAGTTTCAGAATTTCCAGACTGGCAACGGCGTTCAAACAGTAGAGTCTCGTGGTTGCATTTGGACATGTacgtgtacatacatatatatagactCATTTAAATTACTCCGCATATGCACgcatgtatttatgtatacaGATACAGAGTCTGCTGATATCCAGATAGGCAGAAGCCGATGCCGTCCAGTGAGGACGCACTGTGAACCGCGATACGAAACAGTATTTTACAGTGACTCACTAAAAACACGACAGAATGTTGCAGTATCCAGGATAGTCGCTGTGCGACCGTGACTTTCTCTCATTCGCTGTTCCAGAAT
It contains:
- a CDS encoding hypothetical protein (encoded by transcript TGME49_211060); this translates as MPFMWRQRAYCAPVPSAFASQQPNGLGGEAGVRKPLLRSNSESLSVFSQIPDGLLGHTTSVTMGNSDIFFLPKPSNLLKIALPAFVFMPNLTIFTRAFPFYAHTSA
- a CDS encoding hypothetical protein (encoded by transcript TGME49_211080): MRDPCRALQTSPPSAARSSAFDAFFTSGLCRRTKWRETEVKQKGKEEKRKGMTREAKDTLQVPSSNQAEHWGTTDASDSCGFSCVRTGNVLWLTETPWLGQRPRRRKLGKVAFLDREILENMANSSACTIYARCFSDTPSANNAQKHLGRLR
- a CDS encoding aminotransferase, class V superfamily protein (encoded by transcript TGME49_211090), producing the protein MSRLAKVACAAAPPCRGRCYALSTVPPLTVFSSRSSSLSSRSSFSPLSSLFSTASCVPLQTTAVRASSRSFLNLHRGPLRSRPDLADRERRTATLATFNTEENSPFCRSWNATSPALLPSASRQHPQASDLHLFSPFLASAAAPFSSVSSSSSPSSPSPSSPSPPSSSSSPSSGSGAFESGGEAVVGSRPVYLDNQATTVQDPRVTDAMLPFLFDKFGNPHSSSHAVGWEADAAVEKARKQVAHLLGLDASRAREIIFTSGATESNNLALKGAVHYYCRGHPVTFRKSEKRGETRAAARARRHVITTQLEHKCALQCCRMLQLEFSESQGARGCDVTYLPVKTDGLVDLEELEKAIRPDTLLVSVMFVNNEIGVVQNLEEIGKICKRHDILFHTDAAQGAGKLPIDVDEMGIDLLSLSSHKIYGPKGIGALFVRAKNPRVRLQPLIDGGGQERGLRSGTLATPLCVGFGAACELAEKEMENDRRHVSRLARLLLDSVREQIPDIEVNGSLTSRYPGNLNISFTFVEGESVLMSIRDVAISSGSACTSASLEPSYVLRALGVGEEVAHTSLRFGIGRFTREEDVRQCVERLVKQIHRLRELSPLYEMEMAKRKALASGVCPNDETDGNALIWT
- a CDS encoding hypothetical protein (encoded by transcript TGME49_211070) gives rise to the protein MRGEKLTVGRSSASVVFAASAEREKVTAETTRDSRVRVARIFSRFACSEGIEERFPRPFREEARKGWTSFLAKSHCVSEKTRFSDSYFWRSPSPTRVQICRPASAVLSSIRGENSVSDSVVPVAFSIFRRSALFLRKKAGVRRTRRAPKECLLWRESAYLPSFLSTLGLSLRSSLVSSFPLSLLS